In Lycium ferocissimum isolate CSIRO_LF1 chromosome 11, AGI_CSIRO_Lferr_CH_V1, whole genome shotgun sequence, a single genomic region encodes these proteins:
- the LOC132036864 gene encoding cytochrome b561 domain-containing protein At2g30890-like has product MSSKMVQTTQKLIVHVAIFIFALLPLVSATQKHTKKIVHKCNDHKVLELSPKLSFQIILHGFLLWASMGFLMPMAILVIRMSNKEENGRRLKMIVYTHAALQIVSVLLVAVATIMSVINFENFFDNTHQRVGLALYVAIWLPLVAGIFRPDKGSKNRGKWYAFHWLIGVTVTLLGIVNVYIGLQAYNKKTMKSTSIWNWLFSAEVGVIVLIYLLQEKWHYIKQSEWILGNESVRPTDQESSPTQKKELSPSSEPC; this is encoded by the exons ATGAGTAGCAAGATGGTACAAACCACGCAGAAGCTGATTGTTCACGTGGCAATTTTCATTTTCGCTCTTCTACCATTAGTCAGTGCAACTCAAAAGCACACGAAAAAGATCGTTCACAAATGCAACGACCACAAAGTCCTTGAG TTAAGTCCAAAGCTGTCATTTCAAATTATTCTACATGGATTTCTCCTCTGGGCTTCCATGGGTTTCTTGATGCCTATGGCGATTCTTGTAATAAGAATGTCGAATAAAGAGGAAAACGGAAGAAGGCTAAAGATGATTGTGTATACTCATGCAGCTTTAcag ATAGTATCTGTTCTCCTTGTAGCAGTAGCAACAATCATGTCAGTAATAAACTTTGAGAACTTTTTTGACAATACTCACCAAAGAGTTGGCTTAGCTCTATATGTTGCCATATGGCTGCCATTAGTAGCTGGGATTTTTCGGCCTGACAA GGGAAGCAAAAATCGGGGTAAATGGTATGCCTTTCACTGGCTTATTGGAGTCACAGTTACTTTACTGGGAATCGTCAACGTATATATAGGTTTACAGGCCTATAACAAAAAAACAATGAAAAGCACAAGTATTTGGAACTGGCTTTTCAGTGCTGAGGTCGGGGTTATCGTGTTGATCTATCTGCTCCAAGAAAAATGGCACTATATAAAGCAATCAGAATGGATTTTAGGCAATGAATCAGTACGACCAACGGATCAAGAATCATCTCCAACTCAGAAAAAGGAACTCTCACCCTCATCAGAGCCATGTTAA
- the LOC132036525 gene encoding GDSL esterase/lipase At4g10955-like: MANISAEEMKNEVGTNREIVKESVVESHPYAFHVSGPRNISSPNWKDLINSSWRKDANYKRTVMACFIQAVYLLELDRQENRTEQNALAPKWWIPFKYKLVETLKDERDGSIFGAIFEWDRSAAYADFVLIRPSGAPRAVLALRGTLLKSPTMRRDIEDDLRFLAWESLKGSVRFSGVLKALKAITDKYGSNNICIAGHSLGAGFALQVGKALAKEGIYVEAHLFNPPSVSLASSFRNIGEKAGFAWKRLKAMLPSKSDSQISCEESGATSFRVGPKQWVPHLYINNSDYICCSYTDADGAQNDQAANNKENAKPTNCQAAAKLFLSSKGKQKFLEAHGLEQWWSDNLELQMAVSNSKLISQQLKSLYTLPASQVTPVKR; this comes from the exons ATGGCCAATATTAGTGCAgaagagatgaaaaatgaagtggGGACTAATAGAGAAATAGTGAAGGAAAGTGTTGTTGAATCTCATCCTTATGCATTTCATGTTTCAGGACCTCGTAATATTTCTTCTCCAAATTGGAAGGACCTTATTAATTCCAGTTG GAGGAAGGATGCTAACTATAAAAGAACAGTAATGGCCTGCTTTATCCAAGCAGTTTACCTTCTTGAGCTTGACAGACAAGAAAATAGGACAGAACAAAATGCACTTGCTCCAAAATGGTGGATACCCTTCAAGTACAAGCTGGTCGAGACCCTAAAAGATGAACGAGATGGATCCATATTTGGTGCAATATTCGAGTGGGATCGATCTGCAGCTTATGCTGATTTTGTACTGATCAGACCCAGTGGTGCACCTAGAGCTGTTTTAGCCTTAAGGGGAACACTTCTGAAAAGCCCAACAATGAGAAGAGACATCGAGGATGATCTCCGCTTCCTAGCCTGGGAAAGTTTGAAAGGATCTGTGAGGTTTAGTGGAGTCCTGAAGGCCTTGAAAGCAATCACCGACAAGTATGGAAGCAATAACATTTGTATTGCTGGCCATTCCCTTGGAGCTGGCTTTGCGCTTCAAGTGGGAAAAGCATTAGCCAAAGAAGGAATATATGTAGAGGCACATTTGTTCAATCCACCCTCGGTTTCACTTGCTTCAAGTTTCAGAAACATTGGAGAAAAAGCTGGCTTTGCATGGAAAAGGTTAAAAGCAATGCTTCCTTCAAAGTCTGATTCTCAGATCAGCTGTGAGGAAAGCGGTGCAACATCATTTCGAGTAGGCCCAAAGCAATGGGTCCCTCACTTGTATATTAACAACAGTGATTACATATGCTGCTCTTATACTGATGCAGACGGAGCACAAAACGACCAAGCTGCTAACAACAAGGAGAACGCAAAACCAACAAACTGCCAAGCTGCAGCAAAACTTTTCTTGTCTTCGAAAGGCAAACAAAAGTTTCTTGAGGCTCATGGACTGGAACAATGGTGGTCCGATAACTTGGAACTACAAATGGCTGTTAGTAACAGCAAACTCATTAGCCAGCAGCTGAAATCCTTGTACACTCTGCCAGCTTCTCAAGTAACACCAGTCAAGCGATAA
- the LOC132036865 gene encoding uncharacterized protein LOC132036865 has protein sequence MALNFSTVPLQPKHLGFLVPNQKHDSFKLYYSQASSLRRAAISEEGDGRVTEEELPTYSGSLSSARTQLDLLDQLTSSSSGVNGYESDNISGKPTIRDQLANLVGDRDDDFSIPLGKNLKKVSAKFLTTSQKRNIRRQAYLTEVSRRNDSTFFATIGAFVILPPIVILGIAIATGYVQLFP, from the exons ATGGCTTTGAACTTCAGCACTGTTCCTCTGCAACCAAAACATCTCGGTTTTCTTGTTCCTAACCAGAAACATGATTCCTTTAAGCTGTATTATTCTCAAGCTTCTTCCTTAAGAAGAGCTGCTATTTCTGAAGAAGGAGATGGAAGAGTCACTGAGGAGGAGCTTCCTACTTACTCTG GGTCATTATCTTCTGCTCGAACGCAGCTAGATCTCTTGGATCAGCTCACATCCAGCAGCTCAGGAGTTAATG GTTATGAAAGTGATAATATCTCTGGTAAACCTACAATTCGCGATCAGCTCGCTAATTTGGTTGGTGATCGAGACGATGACTTCAGCATTCCTTTGGGTAAGAATCTGAAGAAGGTTAGTGCCAAGTTCTTAACTACTTCTCAGAAAAGAAACATCAGAAGACAAGCCTACCTGACTGAAGTATCTCGGAGGAACGACTCAACTTTCTTTGCTACAATTGGAGCATTTGTCATCCTTCCACCCATTGTCATTTTAGGAATTGCAATAGCCACAGGTTATGTGCAGTTATTTCCAtga